A genomic stretch from Nitrobacter winogradskyi Nb-255 includes:
- a CDS encoding YdeI/OmpD-associated family protein — MANTFPHGTVHKAGDDLQAALRSDPKVFALWESLTPLGRNEFICWVEDAKQSRTRQRRIERTRDELLDGKKRPCCWTGCIHRADKAPSRWQQAVLIDQKRKKRS; from the coding sequence ATGGCGAATACCTTTCCACATGGCACTGTCCACAAGGCAGGCGATGATCTTCAGGCAGCCTTGCGATCAGATCCGAAGGTCTTTGCATTGTGGGAAAGCCTGACGCCGCTCGGCCGCAATGAATTCATCTGCTGGGTCGAGGACGCAAAGCAGTCACGGACACGCCAGCGCCGCATCGAGCGAACCCGCGATGAACTGTTGGACGGCAAGAAACGTCCCTGCTGCTGGACGGGCTGCATTCATCGCGCCGACAAGGCCCCAAGCCGATGGCAGCAGGCGGTCTTGATCGATCAGAAGCGGAAGAAGAGGTCGTAA
- a CDS encoding sigma factor, which yields MPWDFHTLFMRHSKEIANALRRRGVSPENAADLTQEAFLRLLTAGRPDQTHAIIPAPFFSAPLAICISIRSGASDARRKLP from the coding sequence ATGCCTTGGGATTTTCACACGCTGTTTATGCGACACTCGAAAGAGATCGCCAACGCGTTGCGCCGGCGAGGCGTCAGCCCGGAAAACGCGGCCGACCTCACTCAGGAGGCGTTCCTGAGGCTTCTCACGGCAGGCCGGCCAGACCAGACCCATGCGATAATCCCCGCGCCTTTCTTTTCCGCGCCTCTCGCAATCTGCATATCGATCAGATCCGGCGCGAGCGATGCGCGCCGCAAGTTGCCCTGA
- a CDS encoding cupin domain-containing protein has protein sequence MSGLSDAVRVIEPGKTYVGKQGFTYGAGVSKETVGAKNICLNVLPMPPGARAKVHYHDGIETIAYLLEGECAVYYGDKLEHRIAVKAGDHVYMPEDVPHAPCNESGAPCKWLVAHSSGSDQDGIVLLPELDAVLARKSNMSA, from the coding sequence ATGTCAGGTTTGTCAGATGCCGTGAGAGTGATCGAGCCCGGCAAGACCTATGTCGGCAAGCAGGGCTTTACTTACGGAGCCGGGGTATCGAAGGAGACGGTCGGAGCAAAGAACATATGTTTGAATGTGCTGCCGATGCCTCCGGGCGCCAGGGCGAAGGTCCATTACCACGACGGTATCGAGACCATCGCATATCTTTTGGAAGGTGAGTGCGCCGTCTATTACGGTGACAAACTTGAGCATCGTATCGCCGTCAAGGCCGGGGATCATGTCTATATGCCCGAGGACGTGCCGCACGCTCCGTGCAATGAGAGCGGCGCTCCGTGCAAGTGGCTTGTCGCGCATTCATCGGGCAGCGATCAGGACGGCATCGTTCTGCTGCCGGAACTCGATGCCGTTCTGGCGCGGAAGTCGAATATGTCAGCTTGA
- a CDS encoding alginate export family protein, whose protein sequence is MSLMKRILLSGVVLAAIPQNLAHAQGDEGQGRGHGHAIAQNGDAHTDAQPQTWPAFKATTSKPVFSLYDALGRPDNLTVKGVFRARGEGLANTFRPAPFAHNDYLASFFTDIFAEYNLGTVKIGAEVFDSRGYFVPRNSAVSTTDVNAFQLGQAYLNVDLTGILQDGSRSSLTAGRFTKDMGARRLISRPIYRNTMNAFTGLSYDWKGANTDRMTLLWTMPHRLLPDDTRGIHNNTIELDSESPDLQLFGGSYTFAKVFGGSFEVYGYGLYEQDSGTGPGSVQTRNRRLFIPGVRLARKKKAGELDYDFEAIYQTGLSRETTAVTDTRDLNVSAFFVHGEAGYTFAANWQPRVALQYDHASGDSSNPNTFNRFDTLYGVAREYNPMAIYRPVGRANLVSPAIRFEVTPSPIWDAFVAYRALFLADRTDSFGGTQIRDRSGRSGNFAGQQVEARLRYWVVPDAMLLETGAAYLFKGSFLRDAPNAPDTADTFYGYLQTSFFF, encoded by the coding sequence ATGAGTTTGATGAAGCGGATTCTCCTGTCAGGTGTCGTGCTTGCCGCCATCCCACAGAATCTCGCGCATGCGCAGGGCGACGAGGGCCAGGGCCGTGGCCATGGCCATGCCATAGCCCAGAACGGAGATGCTCACACCGATGCGCAGCCTCAAACCTGGCCGGCCTTCAAGGCGACCACGTCAAAGCCGGTATTCTCGCTCTACGACGCACTCGGGCGACCCGACAATCTCACGGTCAAGGGCGTGTTCCGCGCCCGCGGCGAAGGGCTCGCCAATACGTTCCGCCCTGCGCCTTTCGCGCATAACGACTATCTGGCCTCGTTCTTCACCGACATTTTCGCCGAGTACAATCTTGGTACGGTGAAGATCGGCGCGGAGGTGTTTGACAGCCGCGGCTATTTCGTACCACGAAACTCGGCGGTCTCCACCACGGACGTAAATGCCTTCCAACTCGGACAGGCCTATCTTAACGTCGATCTCACAGGCATCTTGCAGGATGGATCGAGGAGCAGCCTCACCGCCGGCCGGTTCACGAAGGACATGGGCGCGCGCCGACTTATATCGCGTCCGATATACCGAAACACCATGAATGCCTTCACCGGCCTCTCCTACGACTGGAAAGGTGCGAACACGGATCGGATGACCCTGCTCTGGACCATGCCGCACAGGCTGCTGCCCGATGACACGCGCGGCATTCATAACAATACGATTGAGTTGGACTCGGAGAGCCCGGACCTGCAACTGTTCGGCGGTTCCTACACTTTCGCGAAGGTGTTCGGCGGATCGTTCGAGGTCTATGGCTACGGCCTGTACGAGCAGGATTCCGGGACGGGTCCGGGATCGGTGCAGACCCGGAACCGTCGGCTGTTTATCCCTGGTGTGCGGCTGGCGCGGAAGAAGAAAGCCGGAGAATTGGATTACGATTTCGAGGCGATCTACCAGACGGGTCTCAGCCGGGAGACGACCGCCGTCACCGATACGCGCGACCTCAACGTCTCGGCCTTCTTCGTCCATGGCGAGGCGGGCTACACCTTCGCCGCGAACTGGCAGCCGCGGGTCGCGCTGCAGTACGATCACGCCAGCGGTGACAGCTCCAACCCCAATACCTTCAACCGTTTCGACACTCTGTATGGCGTCGCGCGCGAATACAACCCGATGGCTATCTACAGACCGGTCGGGCGGGCGAACCTGGTCTCACCGGCGATACGCTTCGAGGTGACGCCGAGCCCGATCTGGGACGCCTTCGTCGCTTACCGCGCGCTTTTCCTGGCGGATCGCACCGACAGCTTCGGCGGCACGCAAATACGGGACCGTTCCGGCCGATCCGGCAACTTCGCCGGCCAACAGGTTGAGGCTCGCCTGCGATATTGGGTGGTCCCCGATGCCATGCTGCTCGAAACCGGGGCAGCCTACCTGTTCAAAGGCAGCTTCCTGCGCGACGCGCCCAACGCGCCCGACACGGCCGACACCTTCTACGGTTATCTCCAGACCAGCTTCTTCTTCTGA